A region from the Flavobacteriales bacterium genome encodes:
- a CDS encoding gliding motility-associated C-terminal domain-containing protein has protein sequence MRAFFSITILFSLLGAMAQGPVVRFTENKGQWPGQVLYRAMIPGGALFVERNAMTYVLTKGGEHLHHGHDHAGEVPEPRKAHAYRVTFEGSRGGVGEGKVKQAHYENYFLGNDPAKWGTGCAVYGEVWVKGIYPGIDLRIDGSKGLKYDLLVDADADPRRIKMRYEGQDGLSLSGGNLIVRTSAGTVQEDAPIAFQVGMISCGDLYHKGADELACKVTRREVGSSYLLKGNILGFDLDDDYDDSSPLLIDPNITFGSYSGSTADNFGFTATYDESEHLYGGGIVFGVGYPTTLGVLDASFNGNSIDVGISKWAPDGTSLIWSTYLGGSDGNESPHSMVVNANDELFVFGSTGSSDFAVTPGCFDNSFDGGTAIDNFGTGWAGMLGGYGYFHMNGVDGYVAHFSADATSLIGSTYIGGSMNDALNNTVPLAHNYGDAFRGEIALDLNGNPVVATSTESTNIPTTPGAPQAASGGQQDAYFCRFNPALTTLMWGTYHGGSLDDSGFGVQFDSNGQTFCTGGTNSSNLPLGGSPFISTFSGTCDGYVVRYNASGTARLSGTYLGTSNYDQTYFVQLNLADEVFVVGQTHGAYPITPGKYSNPGSSQFIHKLSHDLNASLWSTRVGNGNGNEDIAPSAFLVSDCGQIYFSGWGGTTNSNAGNPASTTTGLPTTPGCFQSGTNGSDFYLMVLEPEAIALNYATFFGGMTSAEHVDGGTSRFDKKGNVYQAVCAGCGGNSDFPTTPGAWSNTNNSFNCNLGVFKFNLSQVFAVISINGPNQICLGDTVSFNNNSVGGTEYDWSFGDGTFSIDFEPFHVYADTGTFTVMMILSDTTLCIPSDTAFLTVEVLAPPVASVDPAPSICVGDSVQLQAHGGGTYSWNPAADLSNATIADPWASPNTTTTYVVSVTNQCGTDTASVVVDISLPAGGAGPDTLICIGGSAQLSATGGGSYQWSPGATLNNTTAQDPIATPSDTTDYIVTITTPGGCVIQDTTTVFVQTSLPVPVLNDTATCPNNPVQLQASGADSYVWQPDPGITTLNVPDPFVTPPAPMYYVCAFSNACGTVLDSAFVDIVIVVADAWPDTIICPGETVTLFATGGSTYAWTPAGSLSSPSSATTDATPPSPTTYQVVVTGPAGCTDTAYAFVDLFPMPWVSAGNDVTIDFGDVTQLNGTGEGVVLWTPDAFMMGCTDCFDPWVNPETTTLYTIALTDSNGCKAIDQVLVIVDGSLYVPNTFTPDGDGVNDNFYAFGLEIDDFKLMVFNRWGEQIWEGNHIREGWNGTYSGVQSPIDTYVWKLEYSELSGEKHKLIGHVNLVR, from the coding sequence GTGCGCGCTTTTTTCTCCATAACCATCCTGTTCAGCCTCTTGGGCGCCATGGCCCAAGGACCGGTGGTGCGCTTCACGGAGAACAAGGGACAATGGCCTGGGCAGGTGCTGTACCGGGCGATGATCCCCGGCGGGGCGCTCTTCGTGGAGCGCAATGCCATGACCTACGTGCTGACAAAGGGTGGCGAGCACCTGCACCACGGACATGATCATGCGGGTGAAGTCCCGGAACCGAGAAAGGCCCACGCGTACCGTGTCACCTTCGAGGGAAGTCGTGGTGGTGTGGGCGAAGGCAAGGTGAAGCAGGCGCACTACGAGAACTACTTCCTGGGCAACGACCCGGCGAAATGGGGAACGGGGTGCGCGGTGTACGGCGAGGTATGGGTGAAGGGGATCTACCCGGGCATCGACCTGCGCATTGATGGCAGCAAGGGGTTGAAGTATGATCTGTTGGTTGACGCCGACGCGGATCCCCGAAGGATCAAGATGCGGTATGAGGGTCAGGATGGCCTTTCATTGTCCGGCGGTAACCTGATCGTCCGCACAAGCGCAGGCACCGTTCAGGAAGACGCCCCAATTGCCTTTCAGGTTGGCATGATTTCCTGCGGGGATCTCTACCACAAAGGCGCCGATGAGTTAGCGTGCAAGGTCACTCGCCGTGAGGTGGGTAGTTCGTACTTACTGAAAGGGAACATCCTGGGCTTCGACCTCGATGACGACTACGACGATTCTTCGCCTCTTCTCATCGACCCCAACATCACCTTCGGCAGCTACAGCGGCAGCACAGCAGACAACTTCGGGTTCACTGCCACCTACGATGAGAGTGAGCACCTGTACGGCGGTGGCATCGTGTTCGGCGTGGGCTACCCTACCACGTTGGGCGTGCTGGATGCATCGTTCAATGGCAATAGCATCGATGTGGGCATCAGCAAGTGGGCCCCCGATGGCACCAGCTTGATCTGGAGCACCTACCTGGGCGGCAGCGACGGCAATGAGAGCCCGCACAGTATGGTGGTGAACGCCAACGACGAGCTCTTCGTGTTCGGCAGCACCGGCAGCAGCGACTTCGCCGTTACGCCGGGCTGCTTCGACAACAGCTTTGATGGCGGCACGGCCATCGACAACTTCGGAACCGGCTGGGCGGGCATGCTCGGCGGTTACGGCTACTTCCACATGAACGGCGTGGACGGCTATGTGGCCCACTTCAGTGCCGATGCGACATCACTGATCGGCTCCACCTACATCGGTGGGTCGATGAACGATGCGCTGAACAACACCGTGCCGCTGGCGCACAACTACGGTGATGCGTTCCGCGGGGAGATCGCACTGGACCTGAACGGAAATCCCGTGGTGGCCACCAGCACCGAGAGTACCAACATCCCCACGACCCCCGGCGCGCCGCAAGCCGCATCCGGCGGTCAGCAGGACGCTTATTTCTGCCGCTTCAACCCGGCGCTGACGACGTTGATGTGGGGCACTTACCACGGTGGTTCGTTGGACGACAGCGGGTTCGGCGTGCAGTTCGACAGCAACGGGCAAACGTTCTGCACCGGTGGTACCAACAGCAGCAACCTGCCCCTGGGCGGTTCGCCGTTCATCAGCACGTTCAGCGGCACCTGCGATGGTTACGTGGTGCGCTACAACGCCAGTGGAACCGCTCGCTTGAGCGGCACCTACCTCGGCACGAGCAACTACGACCAGACGTATTTCGTGCAGTTGAACCTGGCGGATGAAGTGTTCGTGGTGGGCCAGACGCACGGTGCGTATCCGATCACCCCGGGGAAGTACAGCAACCCCGGCAGCTCGCAGTTCATCCACAAGCTGTCGCACGACCTGAACGCGTCGCTGTGGAGCACGCGAGTCGGCAACGGCAACGGCAATGAGGACATCGCGCCGAGCGCCTTCCTGGTGAGCGACTGCGGGCAGATCTACTTCAGCGGCTGGGGCGGCACCACCAACAGCAACGCGGGCAACCCGGCCAGCACCACCACCGGATTGCCCACCACGCCAGGCTGTTTCCAGTCCGGCACCAACGGCAGCGATTTCTACCTCATGGTGCTGGAGCCTGAAGCGATCGCGCTCAACTACGCCACCTTCTTCGGCGGCATGACTAGTGCCGAGCACGTGGACGGTGGCACGAGCCGTTTCGATAAGAAGGGCAACGTGTACCAGGCGGTGTGTGCAGGGTGCGGCGGCAACAGCGACTTCCCAACGACCCCGGGCGCGTGGAGCAACACGAACAACAGTTTCAACTGCAATCTGGGCGTTTTCAAGTTCAACCTCAGCCAGGTGTTCGCGGTCATCAGCATCAACGGCCCCAACCAGATCTGCCTGGGCGATACGGTGTCGTTCAACAACAACAGCGTGGGCGGCACCGAGTACGACTGGTCGTTCGGCGATGGTACGTTCAGCATCGACTTCGAGCCGTTCCATGTGTACGCCGATACCGGCACGTTCACGGTGATGATGATCCTGAGCGACACCACGCTGTGCATCCCCAGCGACACGGCTTTCCTCACGGTGGAAGTCCTGGCGCCACCGGTCGCGTCAGTTGATCCAGCGCCTTCGATATGCGTGGGCGACAGCGTGCAACTGCAGGCGCACGGCGGTGGCACGTACAGCTGGAACCCGGCCGCTGACCTGAGCAATGCGACTATCGCCGATCCATGGGCCAGCCCGAACACCACGACTACTTATGTGGTAAGCGTGACGAACCAGTGCGGCACCGACACGGCCAGCGTGGTGGTGGACATCAGTTTGCCTGCCGGTGGAGCGGGCCCCGATACGTTGATCTGCATCGGTGGCAGCGCGCAGCTGAGCGCAACCGGCGGCGGCAGCTACCAATGGTCGCCCGGTGCCACGTTGAACAACACCACCGCACAGGACCCCATCGCCACACCGTCGGACACCACCGACTACATCGTTACCATCACCACGCCGGGCGGTTGTGTGATCCAGGACACCACCACGGTGTTCGTGCAAACATCATTGCCCGTGCCGGTGCTCAACGACACAGCGACCTGTCCGAACAACCCCGTGCAACTGCAAGCGAGCGGTGCTGATAGCTACGTGTGGCAGCCTGATCCGGGCATCACCACGCTCAATGTGCCGGATCCCTTCGTGACGCCGCCCGCACCGATGTACTACGTGTGCGCCTTCAGCAATGCGTGCGGCACGGTGCTCGATAGCGCCTTCGTGGACATCGTGATCGTAGTGGCCGACGCGTGGCCTGATACCATCATCTGCCCCGGCGAAACGGTGACGCTCTTTGCCACCGGCGGCAGCACGTACGCATGGACACCGGCTGGTTCGCTCAGCTCGCCTTCTTCAGCAACCACCGATGCAACGCCCCCGTCGCCTACCACTTACCAAGTGGTGGTGACCGGTCCTGCGGGTTGCACCGATACCGCCTATGCCTTTGTCGACCTCTTCCCCATGCCGTGGGTGTCGGCGGGCAACGATGTGACGATCGACTTCGGTGATGTGACGCAGCTGAACGGCACAGGCGAAGGGGTTGTGCTGTGGACGCCCGATGCCTTCATGATGGGCTGCACGGATTGTTTCGATCCGTGGGTGAACCCCGAAACGACGACGCTCTACACCATCGCGCTCACCGACTCCAATGGCTGCAAGGCCATCGACCAAGTGCTGGTGATCGTGGACGGCTCGCTCTACGTGCCCAACACCTTCACGCCCGACGGTGATGGCGTGAACGACAACTTCTATGCTTTCGGGCTGGAGATCGACGACTTCAAGCTGATGGTCTTCAACCGCTGGGGCGAGCAGATCTGGGAGGGCAATCACATCCGCGAAGGATGGAACGGTACGTACAGCGGCGTACAATCGCCCATCGATACCTACGTGTGGAAGCTGGAGTACAGCGAGCTCAGCGGTGAGAAGCACAAGCTGATCGGGCACGTGAACCTGGTGAGGTAG
- a CDS encoding amidohydrolase, which translates to MAEFLTIDIHTHILPEHIPDFGSRFGYRGFIHLDHHRPGCARMMMDDKFFREVQANCWDPVVRIGEADAQRVHVQVLSTVPVMFSYWAKPHDTLALSGFLNDHIAGIVHKYPKRFVGLGTLPMQAPDLAIKELERCKKIGLEGIQVGTHIEGVNLGEPRLLQIFQAMEELGMALFVHPWDMMGKERMDKYWLPWLVGMPAETALAISSMIFSGLFEKCPKLRVAFAHGGGSFPATLGRIQHGFEVRPDLCAVDNNVAPTNYLGRFWLDSLVHDPRMLEIVADMFGANRIAMGTDYPFPLGELEPGALIRSMPWSDEKKEMCLSGAALEWLAAGRERFV; encoded by the coding sequence ATGGCCGAGTTCCTCACGATAGACATCCACACGCATATCCTGCCGGAGCACATCCCCGATTTCGGGAGCCGCTTCGGGTACCGGGGCTTCATCCATCTTGACCATCACCGGCCGGGCTGCGCGCGGATGATGATGGACGATAAGTTCTTCCGCGAGGTGCAGGCCAATTGCTGGGATCCAGTTGTGCGCATCGGTGAGGCAGACGCGCAGCGTGTGCACGTGCAAGTGCTGAGCACCGTGCCCGTGATGTTCAGCTACTGGGCCAAGCCGCACGACACCCTTGCGCTGAGCGGGTTCCTCAACGACCACATCGCGGGCATCGTGCACAAGTACCCGAAGCGCTTCGTGGGCTTGGGCACCTTGCCCATGCAAGCACCCGACCTCGCCATCAAGGAGCTCGAGCGTTGCAAGAAGATCGGTCTTGAAGGCATCCAGGTGGGCACGCACATCGAAGGTGTGAACCTCGGTGAGCCGCGCTTGCTGCAGATCTTCCAAGCGATGGAGGAACTGGGCATGGCGCTCTTCGTGCACCCGTGGGACATGATGGGGAAGGAGCGCATGGACAAGTATTGGCTGCCTTGGTTGGTGGGCATGCCGGCGGAAACGGCGCTCGCCATCAGCAGCATGATCTTCAGCGGACTGTTCGAGAAATGCCCGAAGCTGCGTGTGGCCTTCGCGCACGGCGGTGGTTCGTTCCCCGCCACGTTGGGTCGCATCCAGCACGGCTTCGAGGTGCGCCCCGACCTGTGCGCCGTGGACAACAACGTGGCGCCCACCAACTACCTCGGCCGCTTCTGGCTCGACTCGCTCGTGCACGATCCGCGCATGCTGGAGATCGTTGCCGACATGTTCGGCGCCAACCGCATCGCCATGGGCACCGACTATCCCTTCCCGCTCGGCGAACTGGAGCCCGGCGCGCTCATCCGCAGCATGCCATGGAGCGATGAAAAGAAGGAAATGTGCTTGAGCGGAGCAGCACTGGAGTGGTTGGCGGCGGGGAGGGAGAGGTTCGTGTAG
- the fdhF gene encoding formate dehydrogenase subunit alpha translates to MSSFPQAKHSSSPAPVAKTQSAPATSNKVATEVDVAFIDGKAYPINKGETMLAFLKRHKGPNPVPTLCDAPNLEPFGSCRVCSVEVALAEDGPSKVMASCHTPVGKGMYITVNSPRMERLRKNIVELVLTDYDTERLKTEDHGKNELYNVVQQIGFDIDSVRYPKGKNHLDTPMDTSHPYMVSDLSACISCYRCVRACDEVQGEFVLTMAGRGFDNHIVKGTNESFKDSDCVSCGACAQACPTSAITDVFRAKETKPDSVARTVCTYCGVGCNLEVKVKDGKIAGITAPYDAEANQGHTCLKGRYAFKFYDHPERLRSPLIKRNGVLEEVSWDEAYDFIVDGFIRIREKHGPDALGGVSSARCPNEENYLMQKFFRVQVGTNNIDACARVCHSPTALGMQKTFGTGAATNSIDDLKDTHTIMVIGANPTDAHPVTGAKIKQQIMKGKTLIVIDPRRTELARYAKYHLQLKPGTNVALLNMMMHYIVKEGWVKKEFIDKRTEGWEDFKQEVLSVDIAAMERETGVSRDLVREAAKAYATSPAAMSFHGLGVTEHYQGTFTVMQIADLAMMTGNIGRRGVGVNPLRGQNNVQGAADMGCQPHQGAGYFAVDEPANISLYENFYGVELPHVAGKKIPQMYDAMLDGTLKAFWVAGEDMGQTDPNTLHVRKALGELELFVVQELFMTETAKMAHVVLPAASFLEKSGTFTNGERRIQRVNAAVEPIPGTKSDGQITCDIMERYARKTGRRSGNEKTTYHPEWVLREISGIVPFFKGVKWEELGTNGKQWPVAADGTDTKILHTDTFKRGLGKFIFNNWEKSPEVRTNEKEYPYIITTNRELEHYNCGAMTRRTGNGEILTEDVLMINPADAQQNGIVDGDMVCVESPRGKVDIKARITDEVKPGILSSTFHFPEIMLNIITSSVSDSLAMCPEYKVVTCRIRKAKKGYLRKAGEVTLKA, encoded by the coding sequence ATGAGTTCATTCCCACAGGCCAAGCATTCCAGCTCTCCGGCTCCGGTCGCGAAGACCCAGTCAGCACCCGCCACGTCCAACAAGGTGGCCACCGAAGTGGACGTCGCCTTCATCGACGGCAAGGCCTACCCGATCAACAAGGGCGAAACGATGCTCGCCTTCCTGAAGCGGCACAAGGGACCGAACCCGGTGCCCACACTTTGCGACGCGCCCAACTTGGAGCCGTTCGGCAGCTGCCGTGTGTGCTCCGTGGAGGTGGCCTTGGCCGAGGACGGACCCAGCAAGGTGATGGCCAGCTGCCACACCCCCGTGGGCAAGGGCATGTACATCACGGTGAACAGCCCGCGCATGGAGCGCCTGCGCAAGAACATCGTGGAACTGGTGCTCACCGACTACGACACCGAGCGGCTCAAGACCGAGGACCACGGCAAGAACGAGCTCTACAACGTCGTCCAGCAGATCGGCTTCGACATCGACAGCGTGCGCTACCCGAAAGGGAAGAACCATTTGGACACGCCGATGGACACGAGCCATCCCTACATGGTGAGCGACCTCAGCGCATGCATCAGCTGCTACCGCTGCGTGCGTGCCTGCGACGAAGTGCAGGGCGAATTCGTGCTGACGATGGCCGGTCGTGGGTTCGACAACCACATCGTCAAAGGCACCAACGAATCGTTCAAGGACAGCGACTGCGTGAGCTGCGGCGCCTGTGCGCAGGCCTGCCCCACCAGCGCCATCACCGATGTGTTCCGCGCCAAGGAGACCAAGCCCGACAGCGTGGCGCGCACCGTGTGCACCTATTGCGGCGTGGGCTGCAACCTGGAGGTGAAGGTGAAGGACGGCAAGATCGCCGGCATCACCGCGCCCTACGATGCGGAGGCGAACCAGGGGCACACCTGCCTCAAGGGCCGCTACGCCTTCAAGTTCTACGATCACCCCGAGCGGCTGCGCTCACCGCTGATCAAACGCAACGGCGTTCTTGAGGAAGTGAGCTGGGACGAGGCCTACGACTTCATCGTGGACGGCTTCATCCGCATCCGTGAGAAGCATGGCCCCGACGCGCTCGGCGGCGTGAGCAGCGCGCGCTGCCCCAACGAGGAGAACTACCTCATGCAGAAGTTCTTCCGCGTGCAGGTGGGCACCAACAACATCGATGCGTGCGCGCGCGTGTGCCACAGCCCCACGGCCCTCGGCATGCAGAAGACCTTCGGCACCGGCGCGGCCACCAACAGCATCGACGACCTGAAGGACACGCACACCATCATGGTGATCGGTGCGAACCCCACCGACGCGCACCCCGTCACCGGTGCCAAGATCAAGCAGCAGATCATGAAGGGGAAGACCCTCATCGTGATCGACCCGCGCCGCACCGAGCTGGCCCGCTACGCGAAGTACCACCTGCAGTTGAAGCCGGGCACCAACGTGGCCCTGCTCAACATGATGATGCACTACATCGTGAAGGAGGGCTGGGTGAAGAAGGAGTTCATCGACAAACGCACCGAAGGCTGGGAGGACTTCAAGCAGGAAGTGCTCAGCGTGGACATCGCTGCGATGGAGCGCGAGACGGGAGTAAGTCGCGACCTGGTGCGCGAAGCCGCCAAGGCCTACGCGACCAGTCCCGCCGCCATGAGCTTCCACGGCCTGGGCGTCACCGAGCACTACCAGGGCACCTTCACCGTGATGCAGATCGCCGATCTGGCGATGATGACCGGCAACATCGGTCGCCGCGGTGTGGGCGTGAACCCGCTGCGCGGACAGAACAACGTGCAAGGCGCGGCCGACATGGGTTGCCAGCCGCACCAGGGCGCCGGCTACTTCGCGGTGGACGAACCCGCGAACATCAGCCTGTACGAGAACTTCTACGGCGTGGAGCTGCCGCACGTGGCCGGCAAGAAGATCCCGCAGATGTACGATGCCATGCTCGATGGCACCCTCAAAGCGTTCTGGGTTGCCGGCGAGGACATGGGCCAGACGGACCCCAACACGCTGCATGTGCGCAAGGCCCTCGGCGAGCTCGAGCTCTTCGTGGTGCAGGAGCTCTTCATGACCGAGACGGCCAAGATGGCCCACGTGGTCTTGCCCGCCGCCAGCTTCCTGGAGAAGAGCGGCACCTTCACCAACGGCGAGCGCCGCATCCAACGCGTGAACGCCGCTGTGGAACCCATCCCGGGCACCAAGAGCGACGGCCAGATCACCTGCGACATCATGGAACGCTATGCGCGGAAGACCGGACGCAGGAGCGGCAACGAGAAGACCACCTACCACCCCGAGTGGGTGCTGCGCGAGATCAGCGGCATCGTGCCCTTCTTCAAGGGCGTGAAGTGGGAGGAGCTCGGCACCAACGGCAAGCAATGGCCCGTGGCCGCCGATGGCACCGACACCAAGATCCTGCACACCGACACCTTCAAGCGCGGGCTCGGCAAGTTCATCTTCAACAACTGGGAGAAGAGCCCTGAGGTACGCACCAACGAGAAGGAATACCCCTACATCATCACCACCAACCGCGAGCTGGAACACTACAACTGCGGCGCCATGACCCGCCGCACCGGCAACGGTGAGATCCTCACCGAGGACGTGCTGATGATCAACCCCGCCGACGCGCAACAGAACGGCATCGTCGATGGCGACATGGTCTGCGTGGAAAGCCCGCGCGGCAAGGTGGACATCAAGGCCCGCATCACCGACGAGGTGAAGCCCGGCATCCTCAGCAGCACCTTCCACTTCCCGGAGATCATGCTGAACATCATCACCAGCAGCGTGAGCGATTCACTGGCGATGTGTCCGGAGTACAAGGTGGTGACGTGTCGGATCCGGAAGGCGAAGAAGGGGTATTTGCGGAAGGCGGGGGAGGTAACCTTGAAGGCATGA
- a CDS encoding sensor histidine kinase → MRQEKEGLLKRWRDHVRQLPSAAHLDIPTLNDHIPALLDELAQALEQPSERTITESLKEGTPPEHGIQRFEDGFDITEVVSEYNILRGSVHDLAQENSLSLEGKPFHILNRVLDQAIGLAVKTHAEQQALAVKQRRQEYLAFVAHDLRNPLTAISLAASVLEMTLQEQMGNAESAQMIKTLHRNVGQLEALVAKVLDENNDEGTEAGVQPVKRHFDLWPLVQAIVHDMKPVALTAGTKLINLVSDDLVAFADSGLLRRVFQNLLSNALTYSPGGEVRIGGRTNGEDGAVECWVADNGAGIPTDRLVAVFEKGEGDAEREESTGLGLAIVKSFVEAHGGDVRAESPEGHGTTIRFVLPGTVENTSQ, encoded by the coding sequence ATACGGCAGGAGAAAGAAGGCCTCTTGAAGCGTTGGCGCGACCACGTGCGCCAGCTGCCTTCCGCCGCCCACTTGGACATTCCCACGCTGAACGACCACATCCCCGCCCTGCTCGATGAACTGGCCCAGGCGTTGGAGCAGCCGAGCGAGCGCACAATCACGGAATCCTTGAAGGAAGGGACGCCGCCCGAGCATGGCATCCAGCGGTTCGAGGACGGCTTCGACATCACGGAAGTGGTGTCGGAGTACAACATCCTGCGTGGCAGCGTGCACGATCTGGCGCAGGAGAACAGCCTGTCCCTGGAAGGAAAACCGTTCCACATCCTGAACCGGGTGTTGGACCAGGCGATCGGGCTGGCGGTGAAGACGCACGCCGAGCAACAGGCCCTGGCAGTGAAGCAACGCCGGCAGGAGTACCTGGCATTCGTGGCGCACGACCTGCGCAATCCGCTCACGGCGATCTCCCTGGCGGCGAGCGTGCTGGAGATGACCTTGCAGGAGCAGATGGGGAACGCGGAAAGCGCCCAGATGATCAAGACGCTGCACCGCAACGTGGGCCAACTGGAAGCCCTAGTGGCCAAAGTGCTCGACGAGAACAACGATGAAGGGACCGAAGCAGGGGTGCAACCCGTGAAGCGGCACTTCGACCTATGGCCCTTGGTGCAGGCGATCGTGCACGACATGAAGCCGGTGGCGCTAACCGCGGGCACCAAGCTCATCAATCTGGTCTCCGACGATCTGGTGGCGTTCGCCGATTCCGGACTGTTGCGTCGCGTTTTCCAGAACCTGCTCAGCAATGCGCTCACATACTCGCCCGGGGGCGAGGTGCGGATCGGTGGACGCACCAACGGTGAGGACGGGGCCGTTGAGTGCTGGGTTGCGGACAACGGTGCCGGTATACCCACGGATCGACTGGTGGCGGTGTTCGAGAAAGGTGAAGGTGACGCCGAGCGCGAAGAGAGCACGGGACTGGGACTGGCCATCGTGAAGAGCTTCGTGGAAGCGCACGGCGGCGATGTGCGCGCGGAAAGCCCGGAAGGCCACGGGACCACCATACGGTTCGTGCTGCCCGGCACGGTCGAAAACACTTCCCAGTAG
- a CDS encoding cupin domain-containing protein, giving the protein MKRLIDLHAIGERIQFNDARERTNGRRSEATLSLGPGNKGPGPHIHIGQEEGFKVLSGRLIVQIGKKEVTLGPGDSAVIRSGEVHNFRNGSATERVEAEFWYEPALHIEWMLQSMGDAAMERGGDWNKMPPLAAMHLLWKMRKEYRLAGMPFWLQDLIFGAGAGIARLTGAHKRWPLPADLK; this is encoded by the coding sequence ATGAAACGCCTCATCGACCTGCACGCCATCGGCGAGCGCATCCAATTCAACGACGCCCGCGAGCGCACCAACGGGCGACGGAGCGAGGCCACGCTCAGTCTCGGCCCGGGCAACAAGGGGCCCGGCCCGCACATCCACATCGGCCAGGAAGAGGGCTTCAAGGTGCTCAGCGGGAGGCTCATCGTGCAGATCGGGAAGAAGGAAGTGACCCTGGGGCCCGGCGACAGCGCGGTGATCCGTTCCGGCGAAGTGCACAACTTCCGCAATGGCAGCGCCACCGAGCGGGTGGAGGCTGAGTTCTGGTACGAGCCGGCGCTGCATATCGAATGGATGCTGCAGTCGATGGGCGATGCGGCGATGGAACGGGGCGGCGATTGGAATAAGATGCCACCCCTGGCCGCCATGCACCTTTTATGGAAGATGCGGAAGGAATACCGCCTCGCTGGCATGCCCTTCTGGTTGCAAGACCTGATCTTCGGTGCGGGTGCCGGCATCGCGCGGCTCACCGGTGCGCACAAGCGGTGGCCGTTGCCCGCCGACCTGAAGTAA
- a CDS encoding type II toxin-antitoxin system RelE/ParE family toxin, translating to MAQVRFTAQAIRDIEEIRAYIAQDSVRYADRQVRLFYNEAERLTTVTTPGRMVPEIGMFAVRESIIGNYRMMYRLLDPDIVEVLLIHHGRRRFPFGRLMPGGVRRSRGR from the coding sequence ATGGCTCAAGTAAGGTTTACGGCGCAGGCTATCCGCGACATCGAGGAGATCCGCGCCTACATCGCACAGGACTCCGTTCGGTATGCCGACCGCCAGGTGCGGTTGTTCTACAACGAAGCGGAACGCCTAACCACGGTGACAACGCCGGGCCGAATGGTTCCGGAGATCGGAATGTTCGCCGTACGCGAGTCGATCATCGGCAACTACCGGATGATGTACCGTCTGCTCGATCCCGACATCGTTGAAGTGCTGCTCATCCACCATGGGCGAAGACGGTTCCCTTTCGGTAGGCTGATGCCAGGGGGCGTGCGCAGGTCGCGCGGTAGGTGA
- a CDS encoding 3-hydroxyanthranilate 3,4-dioxygenase: MPIRRPFNLKQWIADNRDLLKPPVGNKNLYVEAGDYIVMIVGGPNARKDYHWNETEELFYQIEGDIEVGIQEDGKAVTIPIKEGEMFLLPGRTPHQPRRGPNTVGLVIEVKRDDREMLDGLQWYCEQCNNLLHEYKFVLHNIEKDFLPRFREFYGSVEHRTCKKCGHVMETDPRFV; this comes from the coding sequence ATGCCCATCCGCCGTCCCTTCAACCTTAAGCAGTGGATCGCTGACAACCGCGATCTGCTGAAGCCGCCCGTCGGCAACAAGAACCTGTACGTGGAGGCCGGCGACTACATCGTGATGATCGTGGGCGGCCCCAACGCGCGCAAGGACTACCACTGGAACGAGACCGAGGAGCTCTTCTACCAGATCGAGGGCGATATTGAGGTCGGTATCCAAGAGGACGGCAAGGCGGTGACGATCCCCATCAAGGAAGGGGAGATGTTCCTGCTGCCAGGTCGCACGCCTCACCAGCCGCGCCGCGGGCCGAACACCGTGGGACTGGTCATTGAAGTGAAGCGCGACGACCGCGAGATGCTCGATGGTCTCCAGTGGTACTGCGAGCAGTGCAACAACCTGTTGCACGAATACAAGTTCGTGCTGCACAACATCGAGAAGGATTTCCTGCCCCGCTTCCGTGAGTTCTACGGCAGCGTGGAGCACCGCACCTGCAAAAAGTGCGGGCATGTGATGGAGACGGACCCGCGCTTCGTTTGA